Proteins encoded by one window of Microplitis demolitor isolate Queensland-Clemson2020A chromosome 6, iyMicDemo2.1a, whole genome shotgun sequence:
- the LOC103579168 gene encoding serine-rich adhesin for platelets, protein MENNVKLNRVTASDVSISQIFKSSFARSFVSSYHDNKILDMDNLNDSFNISSLSVDNFLDNFQKKHSGDNNSNNDISNNIEPEELNNLRKQCQVLSEENKRLQNALAHQETSQFDSAFLQSQVDTLKWQLKQTESSRQMYRSLMKQVISFLERAHKSLDILHASNSSSQRSKSSSRNSRSQTIYPEDSLVITSRRSTSPTSSKFTRTKSVTQISAAHASGYRDFTWSVLRRNDPSHSPSPSSSSSRTFNKTPDHRPTQLSFNTSDGSILKSANSDSVEKIESDHIPPEKLSQEAFRLLRTAESLLAMREPDLSFSSSSSGTSSSSSTSAVTADDENTSASVIIEFGSTQTPDGSKSTNSNNLDDLSRIEDCSAINDRDSDNRLSSFHKEGNLDMSASSASTLQPFFSHNNFDSASLNSSSSKAEEEERHSISFNVNSNSNNINEHCGRTISEIKQCTSTPNSTISRKTNRYKTIIAETKNQRDLGLKEKPTSVSSAEDESGFSSMNSFHDVGLPQAPITPVKQTGCHTEIGLPDIPLDRVNHRRWSSTPAEIQAMFRRYKNTYLSNPSSTAETLSVWV, encoded by the exons ATGGAAAATAATGTGAAATTAAATCGTGTTACTGCTAGTGATGTGTCTATTAGTCAAATATTCAAAAGTTCATTCGCCAGATCTTTTGTTTCATCTTatcatgataataaaattttggatatGGATAATTTAAACGatagttttaatatttcatcattgagtgttgataattttttggataattttcaaaagaagcATTCTGGagataataacagtaataatgat atatcaaataatataGAACCCGAAGAATTGAATAACCTCCGTAag CAATGCCAGGTGTTGAGTGAAGAAAATAAACGGCTGCAAAATGCACTTGCTCATCAAGAAACTTCACAGTTTGATTCGGCTTTTCTGCAGAGTCAGGTTGATACACTTAAGTGGCAATTAAAACAg ACTGAATCAAGCCGACAGATGTACAGATCATTGATGAAACAAGTGATAAGTTTCCTAGAACGGGCGCATAAAAGTCTGGACATACTTCACGcgagcaacagcagcagccaGCGAAGTAAAAGCTCGTCACGTAATAGCCGTAGTCAGACTATTTACCCGGAGGATTCATTAGTGATCACGTCAAGGAGATCAACGAGTCCTACTTCAAGTAAATTTACTCGCACTAAATCAGTAACACAGATTTCAGCAGCGCATGCTTCTGGTTACCGCGATTTTACTTGGTCTGTATTGAGACGTAATGACCCTTCACATTCgccatcaccatcatcatcatcgtcaagaacttttaataaaacacCAGATCATCGTCCAACGCAATTGAGTTTTAATACATCAGATGGTAGCATTTTGAAATCAGCTAACAGCGATTCTgttgagaaaattgaaagtgATCACATACCACCGGAGAAATTATCTCAGGAAGCATTTag GTTGTTAAGAACAGCTGAGTCACTGTTAGCGATGCGAGAACCTGATTTATCATTCTCTTCATCGTCATCAGGAACTTCATCGTCATCGTCAACGTCAGCTGTCACCGCTGATGATGAAAACACCTCTGCCTCCGTTATAATTGAATTCGGCAGCACCCAAACTCCTGACGGAAGTAAATCGACCAATTCTAATAATCTTGATGATTTATCTAGAATCGAGGACTGCTCAGCAATTAATGACCGCGACTCGGACAACAGACTCAGTAGCTTCCACAAGGAAGGGAACTTGGACATGTCTGCCAGCAGTGCGAGCACTCTGCaaccatttttttctcacaataATTTCGATAGCGCTTCATTAAACTCGTCAAGTAGTAAAGCTGAAGAAGAGGAACGTCATAGTATTAGTTTCAATGTCAATAGTAATAGTAACAATATTAATGAGCATTGCGGGCGCACCATCAGTGAAATCAAACAATGCACTTCAACGCCAAATTCGACAATCAGCAGAAAAACAAACAGATACAAAACAATTATAGCAGAGACAAAGAATCAGCGAGACTTGGGATTAAAAGAGAAACCTACGAGCGTTAGCAGCGCAGAAGATGAAAGTGGTTTCTCTTCAATGAATTCTTTTCACGATGTTGGTCTTCCCCAGGCGCCAATTACACcagttaaacaaactggatgCCACACAGAAATAGGTTTACCTGACATACCCCTAGACAGAGTTAATCACCGCAGGTGGTCATCAACTCCCGCCGAAATTCAAGCAATGTTCCGACGTtacaaaaatacatatttatctaATCCATCATCTACTGCCGAGACTCTCAGTGTCTGGGTCTAG
- the LOC103579169 gene encoding uncharacterized protein LOC103579169: protein MDTDHDSDQSEDLFGDDENYLSVRGSSIQSPEIDASFKSLPLSQACGCSPSPYKQPDFTAPECPTTPCSLGPHLTKAPIWTADLETPEANKGRMLPVESPCNINQENISYNALRLTPTDFNIEDVIPVSPVVPRAKKKRLSRRILSNISNATSQSSHFKNEYSNIVNSTVYLSPIAEKSMEERLDDSNRSFSSNPSSSTSGIRSSGSMSPVERFRMLKELKASKISRLNQNDIIQIPDTEFFKDYVAMETNKYSCQPQGKLKKPRFNEEGFVTFTQLAKDDNEEQDEEVEHPHDESYQHDQDIPLSQFFREDNPVFNNKNDELISTECSDSDKLIATVKTPLTSPDFKGFSPVSRQRSQVILNKHNDLVSEQAHQHLSSSEDNLKGFNIHELDKSIKIAQRYQRFYDNYLDSNYPLGKKLRIKYSSENVNQDKSKSLLPPLIINVCSLFKTASNKDILVAWENVGSSKLLLLCDDGQHDIDLLVDNHEESTAGSDSREKKIEDLKNVTDEFESLEFNVDLEEAVSRVESTEFDNLNSANCSVDNKNECRLNLMRNNSFKPVVTNLDVNSTTNDKIMFKQPVIKNLIGKQSTNVNKSCVSLANSTNIFDEDLQFDGSCEAGVVGFQTGRGKSIKIADNALVRARNILADDELNKIDLEKEGKLNGQRRKEFNEPVASTSGFKVGRDKNSWVEKSGLVGKNIFTNRNLKESAITKNIFDDKNLEDLPMNPVMMGFQTGRGKNIKIDDNALMKAKNILADDELNKINLEKQGKLNGQRKKEFNEPVASTSGFKVGQDKNNCVKKNIFDDENLGDLPINPMAMGFQTGSGKNIKIAESALSRAQATFVKDLEDADCENKILEMKKGKINQRFSYPGSSTFRSRSGSGSGSGFSTGSGTGLLINNSVSINNARKRKATDDETPAGRKRLCGGLDLQKRKLFNDIEEEDESLLESAMLLEQDLVDSDRNLVGSTLQAKRIDANVNLNSSIIINDEVRASVDALLNEDIDFEAEDTWVETANSDKQIWSGGSEGSYRNQDHPKPEKRSRSFPGSVAKSPKHDSIPEELYFETQFSEEFNGGIEEIHEQRSAAALEQEKIIMCKKKMKVKPTVGSLLKLKRADNKISLAQYSSNHAPVHCTSQELRDRGLDPSITSINSTTASAYKFSSDYFEDLRTKVSVPVGDGAVLVPDKNNQVGVDEFSRSFLASPGVDPSLLPQGWFKNHYRWIVWKLGSMDRIKLNSRHVNKFLTPDILMRQLKYRYDREIDRSERPALRRILEKDDPPSRRLVLCVCQVVKDTIELTDGWYSVPASVDSAMQSYINSGKLQEGTKLMIQGAELVNLEEGRYPLEITKDVRLKIHTNSTRRARWDTKLGYYRTCGPLPVTLSSVKSNGGAIGKLIVAVARVYPILYREKTADGQSIVRNAKCEEKAAIAYETECQKRIDAICSTARSFSESQTSTSKYELETRVRNNLPDRRNVTPILKVRIADNDLSAMMTIWSCDEEFQSNLKENSCIAIRNVLAAGRRVNELQITAGKSSIFERVATKITCPPRAFTSIQEVSQRGFNPVYGEFDTVGIVVSTGPAPHGMKNFETVNLAFKTSTDDDDDNNEDSSSYYLSILFWEGIASHGFTGIATVGSAIACLNLEWRKSTYQSIPTAFCSERTLLTRNPRQAHLRHAFDSLSARIRDPVSYAAECAAIIQLEVDKKSSNKSANHTPNADRRWSNCWTPERDNNLINPDSVNRNDLRKSAILNNRADKVRWHLAPESSILHISNSPKTNSPFNLNINRSRPS from the exons atggacACTGATCATGATTCTGATCAATCAGAAGATTTATTTGgag ATGATGAGAATTATTTGTCAGTACGAGGCTCGAGTATTCAATCTCCAGAGATCGATGCCTCTTTTAAATCATTACCGCTCTCTCAAGCATGTGGTTGTTCTCCATCTCCATACAAACAACC aGATTTCACTGCACCGGAATGTCCTACAACACCGTGCAGCCTTGGTCCGCATCTTACAAAAGCACCAATTTGGACAGCTGACCTCGAAACTCCGGAAGCGAACAAAGGTAGAATGTTGCCAGTAGAAAGTCCATGTAATATTAACCAGGAAAACATAAGTTACAATGCTCTGAGACTCACACCAACGGATTTTAATATCGAGGATGTGATTCCTGTGTCACCTGTTGTTCCGAGAGCTAAAAAGAAACGTCTGAGTCGTCGGATATTGAGCAACATCTCTAACGCTACGTCACAAAGCAGCCATTTTAAGAATGAGTACTCTAATATTGTGAATTCAACTGTCTACTTAAGTCCTATTGCTGAGAAGTCGATGGAAGAGAGGCTGGATGACAGTAATAGGAGTTTCAGTTCAAATCCAAGCTCCAGTACCAGTGGAATCAGATCTTCTGGTTCGATGTCACCCGTTGAACGTTTCAGAATGCTGAAAGAATTGAAAGCATCAAAAATTTCGCGGTTAAATCAAAATGACATAATCCAGATACCAGACACTGAGTTCTTCAAGGACTACGTGGCCATGGAGACAAACAAATACTCGTGTCAACCTCaaggtaaattaaaaaagccgCGATTTAATGAGGAGGGATTTGTTACTTTTACGCAGCTCGCTAAAGATGATAATGAAGAGCAAGATGAAGAAGTAGAGCATCCACATGATGAATCTTATCAACACGATCAAGATATACCTCTCTCACAATTTTTCAGAGAAGATAATccagtatttaataataaaaatgacgaATTAATAAGTACTGAGTGTTCAGACTCGGATAAATTAATAGCTACCGTAAAAACGCCATTAACAAGTCCCGATTTTAAAGGATTTTCGCCAGTTTCACGTCAACGCAGTcaagtaatattaaataaacacaaTGATCTCGTTAGTGAACAAGCTCATCAACATCTTTCGTCGTcggaagataatttaaaaggCTTTAATATTCATGAATtagataaaagtataaaaattgctCAGAGGTATCAAAGGTTTTACGATAATTATCTTGATAGCAATTATCCACTGGGTAAGAAGCTACGGATAAAATATTCCAGTGAGAATGTAAACCAAGATAAGTCTAAGTCATTACTACCTCCACTGATAATTAACGTTTGCTCATTATTTAAGACAGCTAGTAATAAAGATATTTTAGTTGCTTGGGAAAATGTGGGATCGTCAAAACTGTTATTGTTATGTGATGATGGTCAGCATGATATTGATTTACTTGTTGATAATCATGAAGAATCAACCGCAGGGTCTGATTCGCGTGAAAAGAAAATTGAggatttgaaaaatgtaaCAGACGAGTTTGAATCCTTGGAATTTAATGTTGATCTTGAAGAAGCGGTTTCACGAGTTGAATCTACTGAGtttgataatttgaatagTGCTAATTGTAGTGtagacaataaaaatgaatgtagACTTAATTTAATGCgtaataatagttttaaaccTGTTGTTACCAATTTAGATGTAAATAGTACTactaatgataaaataatgttcaaaCAACCggtgattaaaaatttgataggTAAACAAAGtacaaatgtaaataaaagttgCGTTAGTTTAGCGAATagtacaaatatttttgatgaagATTTACAATTTGATGGTAGTTGTGAGGCTGGTGTTGTGGGATTTCAAACGGGACGTGggaaaagtattaaaatagcTGATAATGCATTGGTGAGAGCTAGAAATATATTAGCAGatgatgaattaaataaaatagatctAGAAAAAGAGGGTAAATTAAACGGTCAGCGGAGGAAAGAGTTTAATGAACCAGTTGCTTCAACGTCGGGATTTAAAGTGGGTCGGGATAAAAATAGTTGGGTTGAAAAAAGTGGTTTAgttggtaaaaatatttttacaaatagaaatttaaaggAGAGTgcgattacaaaaaatatttttgatgataaaaatttagaagacTTGCCGATGAATCCGGTGATGATGGGATTTCAAACCGGACgtgggaaaaatattaaaatagatGATAACGCTTTGATGAAAGCGAAAAATATATTGGCTGATgatgaattgaataaaataaatttagaaaaacaaGGTAAATTAAATGGTCAGCGGAAGAAAGAGTTTAATGAACCAGTTGCTTCAACATCTGGATTTAAAGTGGGtcaggataaaaataattgtgttaaaaaaaatatttttgatgatgaaaatttagGAGACTTGCCGATAAATCCGATGGCGATGGGATTCCAAACTGGATctggtaaaaatataaaaatagctGAGAGTGCTTTATCTAGAGCACAAGCAACGTTTGTTAAAGATCTCGAAGATGCGGATTGCGAGAATAAAATATTGGAAATGaagaaaggaaaaataaaCCAGCGGTTTTCTTATCCTGGGTCAAGTACTTTTAGATCTAGATCTGGATCTGGATCTGGATCTGGATTTAGTACAGGTTCAGGTACAGGTTTGTTGATTAATAATTCTGTGAGCATAAATAATGCGCGTAAACGCAAAGCTACTGATGATGAGACACCAGCAGGCAGAAAACGTCTTTGCGGAGGACTAGATTTGCAAAAACGTAAACTTTTTAATGACATTGAAGAAGAGGATGAGAGTCTGCTGGAATCAGCAATGCTGTTGGAACAGGACCTCGTTGACAGTGATCGCAATCTTGTTGGCTCGACGTTGCAAGCTAAAAGAATAGATGCCAACGTTAATTTGAACtccagtattattattaatgacgaAGTGCGTGCGAGTGTTGACGCGCTGCTGAACGAAGACATTGACTTCGAGGCTGAAGACACCTGGGTCGAGACAGCTAATTCAGATAAGCAAATATGGAGCGGCGGATCTGAAGGCTCTTATCGCAATCAAGATCATCCGAAGCCTGAAAAAAGATCTAGGTCGTTTCCAGGTTCTGTTGCCAAGTCACCCAAGCACGATTCTATTCCCGAAGAACTTTACTTTGAGACGCAATTCTCGGAAGAATTTAATGGTGGCATCGAAGAGATTCATGAGCAACGAAGCGCAGCAGCTTTGGagcaggaaaaaataataatgtgtaaaaaaaaaatgaaagtcaAGCCTACAGTTGGATccttgttaaaattaaaacgcgctgacaataaaatttctttggcACAATACTCCAGTAATCATGCACCAGTGCACTGTACATCTCAAGAACTGCGAGACCGAGGACTGGATCCATCCATAACGTCAATTAATTCAACGACCGCAAGTGCTTACAAATTTAGTAGTGATTATTTCGAAGATTTGAGGACTAAAGTCAGCGTACCAGTTGGTGACGGAGCTGTTCTAGTACCTGATAAAAATAACCAAGTAGGTGTTGATGAATTTAGTAGGTCATTTTTAGCCAGTCCAGGTGTTGATCCATCGCTACTGCCTCAAGGTTGGTTTAAAAACCATTACAGGTGGATTGTATGGAAGCTTGGGTCAATGGAtcgtattaaattaaatagcaggcatgtaaataaatttttaacacctGATATATTAATGAGACAGCTTAAGTATCGTTATGATCGAGAGATTGACAGATCTGAACGACCAGCTCTGAGGAGAATATTAGAAAAAGACGATCCGCCTTCACGGAGACTAGTTCTTTGTGTTTGCCAAGTAGTTAAAGACACAATAGAATTAACCGATGGCTGGTACTCGGTTCCGGCGAGTGTTGACTCAGCGATGCAGTCTTATATTAACTCAGGTAAACTCCAAGAAGGAACAAAATTGATGATCCAGGGAGCTGAGTTGGTTAATCTTGAAGAAGGTCGGTATCCTTTAGAAATAACTAAAGACGTgcgtttaaaaattcacacaaaCTCAACGCGTCGTGCCCGGTGGGACACAAAACTCGGATATTACCGCACATGCGGTCCGCTGCCCGTGACTTTGAGCTCCGTTAAGTCAAACGGTGGTGCTATTGGTAAATTAATAGTCGCTGTAGCGCGAGTCTATCCAATTTTATACCGCGAGAAAACGGCCGACGGACAGTCAATTGTACGTAACGCAAAGTGTGAAGAGAAAGCAGCGATAGCTTACGAAACCGAGTGTCAAAAACGCATTGACGCGATCTGCTCGACTGCTCGTTCTTTCAGTGAGTCCCAAACTTCAACTTCAAAGTACGAATTGGAGACTCGTGtgagaaataatttaccaGACCGTAGAAATGTTACGCCGATACTCAAGGTTAGGATTGCTGATAATGATTTGTCAGCGATGATGACAATCTGGTCTTGTGACGAAGAATTTCAAAGTAATTTGAAAGAAAACAGTTGCATTGCTATACGCAACGTGCTGGCAGCAGGACGTAGAGTCAATGAACTTCAAATAACAGCCGGTAAATCAAGTATCTTCGAACGTGTAGCTACTAAAATTACCTGTCCCCCACGTGCCTTTACTTCGATCCAAGAGGTTTCCCAGCGCGGTTTTAATCCAGTGTACGGTGAATTTGATACCGTGGGTATTGTCGTGTCAACTGGACCAGCACCACACGGGATGAAGAACTTCGAAACAGTTAATTTAGCATTCAAGACTTCTACTGACGATGacgatgataataatgaagatTCTTCGTCATATTATCTGTCGATCTTATTCTGGGAAGGAATCGCATCTCATGGATTCACCGGAATAGCAACAGTAGGATCTGCCATTGCTTGTCTGAATCTTGAGTGGCGGAAGAGCACGTATCAAAGTATACCAACGGCTTTTTGTTCCGAACGCACATTACTGACACGCAATCCACGACAGGCTCATCTGCGACACGCATTCGACTCACTTAGCGCTAGAATCCGTGACCCGGTATCCTATGCCGCGGAATGCGCGGCAATAATACAACTGGAGGTCGacaaaaaatcatcaaacaaGTCTGCAAACCACACACCTAATGCGGACAGAAGGTGGTCCAATTGCTGGACTCCCGAGCGTGATAACAATCTTATAAACCCCGATAGCGTAAACAGAAATGATTTACGGAAATCcgctattttaaataatcgcgCCGACAAAGTTCGCTGGCATCTAGCACCCGAGTCTTCtattttacatatttcaaATTCTCCTAAAACCAACAGcccatttaatttaaatatcaatcgTTCCAGGCCATCATGA
- the LOC103580489 gene encoding enolase-phosphatase E1, with translation MPPKVNTWITWSIQELNELIKKENSCVFKETLQRHVSLHPIHLNDTKKALKDILNSSINTFDTEFNGLLIAYKNPKLLCPLGFINYDNYFIHMNVQADFYIFRPTVGSVLTGVVNKKEENYIGVLVHKAFNVSITKHMKDDDSWQGHYLEVGQEATFTVTQVDLRARVPFIRGKLLINDTVDGQDEEIDEDEDIDENFDNNLNEEVEEREHDAGHNEADESQVESSKSKGYASFLGTFDSSDSEDERVRKAKKKGKKKKKNDDDGEILQADNSEMQELPDQFASDVSQKRKHDDQNDSYESKSKSKRLKVNNSVEEEDKEEEEEEVEDADESNDEIPPSQLPVSPVRSSVINHDESSISSSDNKPRIIHDEVLLGKSLNFKVDKNIEKKSKQKKLPAHNMSESDEDRLSQSQSQSSKFDSLEEEEKDLPAPVKTGKSISHDILMKHVDETIDEVIKNSMLFENLDPEEESDLFSSNEQRLEFHPSSTVKEKTKENKAKSKKIKKPEPLGNSTIIERRSDSSAEDNSQIQEPMISPVKKTKKSKPKEFVEPQVPSSNKQVILSNESDSSLVTQIKTKKPKKSKKSKDRDAEINSSVSNSLHDEESELHPSIIKIKQEPKEKKSDRYNGIVEPEPVGILMVNGSQLDSSEDSSQTHETAVKTKKSKKSSKKRVEEESHEERNAPADVEQNAIEESANIPKHSMIVGNYSDSDDDQPNQSRFSSPVKVEKNIVQKHIDETINEVVKKPKKSKKSKDSPVNNESNSILEDYSDLLPRINVKQEPKGKKSDRNNKVVEPEPVETPMVNGSQPDASEDSSHTHESATNSAETKTKKSKKSSKKRVEEQDRPAEVGQSSVENPEIRKIANIPKNSMIIGDYSDSDDDQPNQSRFSSPVKVEKNIVQKHIDESINEVVKKPKKSKKSKDSQVNDESNSILEDYSDLLPRVSIKQEPKGKKSDKNNKVVEPESVEIPMVNGSQPDSSEDSSQTHESATNSAETKTKKSKKSSKQRVEEQGNEEEDRPADVEPRTVEKSANIPKNSIIIGDYSDSDDDLPNQSRLFASVKVEKNTVEKHTEEAINEVPKKPKKKKSKDKDSHSAVNSSVDESELDSINDSEVAVDTSKIKQESKKKKVKKISNGIENPIGNSTINESQLDSFIDADESVLNSSSEQETPLHSSVARIKEEPKGKKSKSKTIVEADPLENSTINESQLDSSRVQEPIVSPVEIGAKKSKDPEFVKPQVPSSSKSSHKESTSEENDSSTGKKNKTKKPSFFVGVKIKEEPASDAEGSSKKSKSIHKDLNKEQETVEINNVTSRINVKEEVVVKQEDKKSGKRKRKDTHNLSNVKDEAASDVEGPAAKKKIKLIFTE, from the exons atgcCTCCAAAAGTAAATACATGGATAACCTGGAGCATACAAGagttaaatgaattaataaagaaagaaaattcatGTGTTTTTAAAGAAACATTGCAGAGACACGTTTCTTTGCACCCGATCCATTTGAATGATACTAAAAAAGCCttaaaagatattttgaattcatcaataaatacttttgacaCTGA atttaatGGGCTTTTGATTGCTTACAAAAATCCTAAACTGTTATGTCCACTGGGATTCATAAATTACGACAATTATTTCATCCACATGAACGTCCAAGCagacttttatatatttcgtCCTACTGTTGGAAGTGTACTTACAG GTGTCGTTAATAAGAAGGAAGAGAATTACATTGGAGTCCTAGTTCACAAAGCTTTCAATGTGTCCATCACAAAGCACATGAAAGATGATGACTCATGGCAAGGACACTACCTAGAAGTTGGCCAAGAAGCGACATTTACCGTCACTCAGGTCGATTTACGAGCCAGAGTTCCATTTATACGaggaaaattgttaataaa tgataCTGTTGATGGACAAGATGAAGAGATTGATGAAGATGAAgatattgatgaaaattttgacaataatttaaatgaagaaGTTGAAGAGAGGGAACATGATGCAGGACATAATGAAGCTGATGAAAGTCAGGTTGAAAGTTCAAAATCTAAAGGGTATGCTAGTTTTCTTGGTACTTTTGACAGCAGTGATTCCGAGGATGAACGAGTTCGTAAAGCTAAGAAAAAgggcaagaaaaaaaagaagaatgatgatgatggagAAATTTTACAGGCAGATAATAGTGAAATGCAGGAATTGCCTGATCAGTTTGCGTCTGATGTTTCTCAAAAGAGAAAGCATGATGATCAGAATGACAGTTATGAGTCTAAGAGCAAATCCAAGcgattaaaagttaataactctgtagaagaagaagataaagaggaagaggaagaagaagtAGAAGATGCTGATGAAAGTAATGATGAAATTCCTCCAAGTCAACTACCAGTTAGTCCAGTTCGATCCTCAGTTATCAATCATGATGAATCATCAATTTCTAGTAGTGATAATAAACCGAGAATTATTCATGATGAAGTATTACTTGGAAAAAGTCTCAATTTCAaggttgataaaaatattgaaaagaaaagtaaGCAGAAGAAATTGCCGGCTCATAATATGTCTGAGAGTGACGAAGATCGATTGTCGCAATCGCAGTCGCAGTCGAGTAAATTTGATAGTCTAGAAGAGGAGGAGAAGGATTTACCGGCTCCAGTAAAAACTGGCAAAAGTATTTCCcatgatattttaatgaagCATGTCGATGAGACTATTGatgaagttattaaaaattctatgttATTCGAGAACCTAGACCCTGAAGAAGAATCTGATTTATTTTCTTCGAATGAACAGAGGCTTGAATTTCACCCAAGCTCTActgttaaagaaaaaactaaagaaaACAAAGCTAAGTCTAAGAAGATTAAAAAACCTGAACCACTTGGTAATTCAACTATTATTGAACGGCGTTCGGATTCATCTGCTGAAGATAACTCTCAAATACAAGAGCCAATGATCAGTCCtgttaaaaaaaccaaaaaatcaaaacctAAAGAATTTGTCGAACCTCAAGTGCCGTCGTCGAATAAACAGGTTATATTATCTAATGAAAGTGACTCGTCATTAGTTacacaaataaaaactaaaaaacctAAAAAGTCTAAAAAATCTAAGGATAGAGATGCTGAGATTAATAGTAGTGTATCTAATTCTTTACACGATGAAGAATCTGAGCTACATCCGAGTATTATTAAGATTAAGCAGGAACCTAAGGAAAAGAAGTCTGACAGGTACAATGGGATTGTTGAACCTGAACCTGTTGGTATTCTGATGGTCAATGGATCCCAGCTAGACTCGTCTGAAGATTCTTCTCAAACACACGAGACAgcagttaaaacaaaaaaatcgaagaaGTCTAGCAAAAAGCGCGTTGAAGAAGAAAGTCACGAAGAACGCAATGCACCAGCAGATGTAGAACAGAATGCTATTGAAGAATCAGCAAACATTCCTAAACATAGTATGATTGTTGGTAATTATTCGGATAGTGATGATGATCAGCCAAACCAATCAAGATTCTCGTCTCCTGTAAAGGTTGAGAAGAATATTGTACAGAAGCATATTGATGAGACCATCAATGAAGTTGTAAAGAAACCGAAAAAGtctaaaaaatctaaagacTCTCCAGTGAATAACGAATCGAATTCTATACTTGAAGACTATTCCGATCTACTTCCGCGTATTAATGTTAAGCAAGAACCTAAAGGGAAGAAATCTGATAGGAATAATAAAGTTGTTGAACCTGAACCTGTTGAAACTCCAATGGTCAATGGATCACAACCAGACGCATCTGAAGATTCGTCTCACACTCACGAGTCAGCAACTAATTCTGCTGaaactaaaactaaaaaatcaaagaagtcTAGTAAAAAGCGCGTTGAAGAACAAGATAGACCAGCAGAAGTAGGACAGAGCTCTGTTGAGAATCCTGAAATAAGAAAGATAGCAAATATTCCTAAAAATAGCATGATAATTGGTGATTATTCGGACAGTGATGATGATCAGCCAAACCAATCAAGATTCTCGTCTCCTGTAAAGGTTGAGAAGAATATTGTACAGAAGCATATTGATGAGTCCATCAATGAAGTTGTAAAGAAACCGAAGAAGtctaaaaaatctaaagacTCTCAAGTAAATGACGAATCGAATTCTATACTTGAAGACTATTCCGATCTACTTCCGCGTGTTAGTATTAAACAAGAACCTAAAGGGAAGAAATCtgataagaataataaagTTGTTGAACCTGAATCTGTTGAAATTCCGATGGTCAATGGATCACAACCAGACTCATCTGAAGATTCGTCTCAAACTCACGAGTCAGCAACTAATTCTGCTGaaactaaaactaaaaaatcaaagaagtcTAGTAAACAGCGAGTTGAAGAACAAGGAAATGAAGAAGAAGATAGACCAGCAGATGTAGAACCGAGGACTGTCGAAAAGTCAGCAAATATTCCTAAGAATAGTATAATAATTGGTGATTATTCAGACAGTGATGATGATTTACCAAATCAGTCAAGATTATTCGCTTCTGTTAAGGTTGAGAAGAATACTGTAGAAAAGCATACTGAAGAAGCTATCAATGAAGTACCTAAGAAACCgaagaagaaaaaatctaAAGACAAAGATTCTCATTCTGCTGTCAACTCGTCTGTTGATGAATCAGAACTTGATTCAATCAATGACTCAGAGGTTGCAGTAGACACGAGCAAAATTAAACAGGAGtcaaagaaaaagaaagtaaagaaGATATCTAACGGTATTGAGAATCCAATTGGTAATTCAACCATCAACGAATCTCAATTGGATTCATTTATTGACGCTGATGAAAGTGTTTTAAATTCGTCGAGTGAACAGGAGACTCCACTGCACTCCAGTGTCGCTAGAATTAAAGAAGAACCCAAAGGgaaaaaatctaaatctaAAACTATTGTTGAGGCTGACCCTCTTGAGAACTCTACGATCAATGAATCACAGTTGGATTCTTCTAGAGTACAAGAGCCAATTGTGAGTCCCGTTGAAATTGGAGCCAAAAAATCCAAAGACCCAGAATTTGTTAAACCTCAAGTGCCATCATCGTCTAAATCGTCGCACAAAGAAAGTACATCAGAAGAAAATGATTCGTCgacgggtaaaaaaaataaaacaaagaaacCAAGTTTCTTTGTAGGCGTGAAGATCAAAGAAGAACCAGCTTCGGATGCTGAAGGCTCCAGCAAAAAGTCGAAATCGATACATAAAGACCTGAACAAGGAACAAGAGAcagtagaaataaataatgttactAGTAGAATAAATGTAAAAGAGGAAGTAGTTGTTAAGcaagaagataaaaaatcaGGTAAAAGAAAACGTAAAGATACTCATAATTTGAGTAACGTTAAAGATGAAGCAGCTTCAGACGTCGAAGGACCTGctgctaagaaaaaaataaaattaatatttacagagtaa